A DNA window from Janibacter sp. A1S7 contains the following coding sequences:
- a CDS encoding hemolysin family protein — protein sequence MPVVVTIALLLGNAFFVGAEFAAMAARRSQLEPLADEGNKRAAVAVDAMQHTGVLLATCQLGITICSVLLGAVSEAALHHALNPVMESIGVPDAITGTVSLVLAILIVVYLHVVVGEMVPKNIAIAGPERSAMILVPPLMWVMKVTKPVILAMDGVSKAFVRAMGIDPKDEVGAAFTAEEVQHIVTESHKEGLVEAEKYGLVGAALEFSDKDAGDVAVTLGQLITVDPGATPDDIERLVAKHGFSRYPVTGDGGDLSGYLHLKDVLYADEEQRSQPVPAKRLRRMATVRPDDEVEDVLRTMQRTGTHVARVVGDDGAVSGVVFLEDVIEELVGEVTDSTQRG from the coding sequence ATCCCGGTCGTCGTCACCATCGCGCTGCTGCTGGGCAATGCCTTCTTCGTCGGTGCGGAGTTCGCCGCGATGGCGGCCCGCCGCAGCCAGCTCGAGCCCCTCGCCGACGAGGGCAACAAGCGTGCTGCCGTGGCCGTCGACGCCATGCAGCACACCGGTGTGCTGCTCGCGACCTGTCAGCTGGGCATCACCATCTGCTCGGTGCTCCTCGGTGCGGTCTCGGAGGCGGCGCTGCACCACGCGCTGAACCCGGTGATGGAGAGCATCGGCGTGCCCGATGCCATCACCGGCACCGTCTCGCTGGTGCTGGCGATCCTGATCGTGGTCTACCTGCACGTGGTCGTCGGCGAGATGGTCCCCAAGAACATCGCCATCGCCGGGCCGGAGCGCTCCGCGATGATCCTCGTGCCGCCGCTGATGTGGGTCATGAAGGTCACCAAGCCGGTCATCCTGGCGATGGACGGGGTGTCCAAGGCCTTCGTCCGGGCGATGGGGATCGACCCCAAGGACGAGGTGGGCGCCGCCTTCACTGCCGAGGAGGTCCAGCACATCGTCACCGAGTCCCACAAGGAGGGGCTCGTCGAGGCGGAGAAGTACGGGCTCGTCGGTGCCGCGCTGGAGTTCTCCGACAAGGATGCCGGCGACGTCGCCGTGACTCTCGGACAGCTGATCACCGTTGATCCCGGCGCCACGCCCGACGACATCGAGCGGCTCGTGGCCAAGCACGGCTTCTCGCGCTACCCGGTCACCGGGGACGGGGGAGACCTCAGCGGCTACCTGCACCTGAAGGACGTGCTCTACGCCGACGAGGAGCAGCGCAGCCAGCCCGTGCCCGCGAAGCGCCTGCGCCGGATGGCCACCGTCCGCCCCGATGACGAGGTCGAGGACGTGCTGCGGACCATGCAACGCACCGGCACCCACGTGGCCCGCGTCGTCGGCGACGACGGTGCCGTCAGCGGCGTGGTCTTCCTCGAGGACGTCATCGAGGAGCTCGTCGGTGAGGTGACCGACTCGACCCAGCGCGGCTGA
- a CDS encoding hemolysin family protein, protein MTIGLLLLALVLTLGTALFVAAEFSLVALDRPAVQRAVDDGDTRAKPVLGSLRRLSTLLSACQVGITVTTLALGYIANPAIGALISPGLEAAGMSPRAATGTASGIALLIATVFSMILGEMVPKTLAVSAPLGTAKVVAVPMRVVGAIFKPAIIVLNGSANWVLHRMGIEPQEELSAARSPTELASLVRTSVEAGTLDSGTGRLVARSLGFGEQTAADVMTPRNRASAIDRTATAEDLVALARRTGHSRFPVTAGDDWDDIDGVVHVKKGIAVPHERRDSVPVSALMIDAVVVPETLRLDPLLLQLREAGLQMGVVVDEYGGTAGLVTLEDLVEEIVGEVHDEHDLAQTTGRLLSEGVWTVPGLWRPDEVQDRIGAPVPDGAAYETVGGWVMAELGRVPQVEDVVRIDGWEVTVVDMDNHRVDRLRFIRHATAEGEGGEQQ, encoded by the coding sequence ATGACCATCGGTCTACTCCTCTTAGCCCTCGTCCTGACCTTGGGCACCGCACTCTTCGTCGCCGCCGAGTTCTCCCTCGTCGCCCTCGACCGCCCGGCCGTCCAGCGGGCCGTCGACGACGGTGACACCCGGGCCAAGCCCGTGCTCGGCTCCCTTCGCCGCCTGTCGACGTTGCTGTCCGCCTGCCAGGTCGGCATCACCGTCACCACGCTGGCGCTGGGGTACATTGCCAACCCGGCCATCGGTGCGCTCATCTCACCGGGGCTGGAGGCGGCCGGGATGTCGCCGCGGGCAGCGACCGGGACGGCGAGCGGTATCGCCCTGCTGATCGCCACCGTGTTCTCGATGATCCTCGGCGAGATGGTCCCCAAGACGCTCGCCGTCTCCGCCCCGCTGGGGACCGCCAAGGTCGTCGCCGTGCCGATGCGGGTCGTCGGCGCGATCTTCAAGCCCGCGATCATCGTGCTCAACGGCTCGGCCAACTGGGTGCTGCACCGGATGGGTATCGAGCCGCAGGAGGAGCTGTCCGCCGCACGCAGCCCCACCGAGCTCGCCTCCCTCGTGCGCACCTCCGTCGAGGCCGGCACCCTCGACTCCGGCACCGGCCGGCTCGTCGCTCGCTCGCTCGGCTTCGGCGAGCAGACCGCCGCCGACGTGATGACCCCCCGCAACCGGGCCAGTGCCATCGACCGCACCGCCACGGCCGAGGACCTCGTCGCGCTCGCCCGCCGGACGGGCCACTCGCGCTTCCCCGTGACGGCCGGCGACGACTGGGACGACATCGACGGCGTCGTCCACGTCAAGAAGGGCATCGCCGTCCCGCACGAGCGCCGCGACTCCGTGCCCGTCTCCGCGCTGATGATCGACGCCGTCGTCGTCCCGGAGACGCTGCGCCTGGATCCGTTGCTGCTGCAGCTGCGCGAAGCCGGTCTGCAGATGGGAGTCGTCGTCGACGAGTACGGCGGGACCGCCGGACTGGTGACGCTCGAGGACCTCGTCGAGGAGATCGTCGGTGAGGTCCATGACGAGCACGACCTCGCCCAGACCACCGGTCGGTTGCTCAGCGAAGGCGTCTGGACGGTGCCGGGACTGTGGCGCCCCGACGAGGTGCAGGACCGCATCGGTGCCCCGGTGCCCGACGGCGCGGCGTACGAGACCGTCGGCGGTTGGGTCATGGCCGAGCTCGGTCGCGTCCCGCAGGTCGAGGACGTCGTGCGGATCGACGGCTGGGAGGTGACCGTGGTCGACATGGACAACCACCGGGTGGACCGGCTGCGGTTCATCCGGCACGCCACGGCCGAGGGCGAAGGGGGTGAGCAGCAGTGA